In Oncorhynchus clarkii lewisi isolate Uvic-CL-2024 chromosome 2, UVic_Ocla_1.0, whole genome shotgun sequence, one DNA window encodes the following:
- the LOC139376586 gene encoding secretion-regulating guanine nucleotide exchange factor isoform X2: MDTSLLTELCVYTWGTNSYWQLGQGHVEDLSVPRLADGALQMGTVRQLSGGGGHSAVVSEKGELLVCGQNHRGQLGLGHSLEVTTFQLCPLIGQRVAHVSCGWDFTLVLTDHGQVLTCGSNAYGQLGVSEPITHSVVLLPIQSVREPVIRVAAGLRHSLTVTATGSVYQWGMGLSGQAKRALSPQPVPEHFTSKVPCLVPGLEQVISHSVAAGSAHCVSLTAEGDVLLWGSNKHGQLTSSSTDSFLPRPVLLDRSPLGGEKVTHVHSGWTHLVAQTESGRVFTWGRGNYGQLGRTELTNQSADQQSSSALRGAASHWTCVPAEVKILCGASQIACGSEHNLAIVGQ, from the exons ATGGATACAAGCTTGCTGACAGAATTATGTGTCTACACGTGG GGAACCAACAGCTATTGGCAGTTAGGACAGGGCCATGTTGAAGACCTGTCAGTGCCCAGGCTCGCTGATGGAGCCCTACAGATGGGGACCGTGCGCCAACTCAGTGGAGGTGGTGGGCATTCGGCTGTGGTCTCTG agAAAGGAGAGCTGCTGGTGTGTGGCCAGAACCACAGAGGTCAGCTGGGACTGGGTCACAGTTTAGAGGTCACCACCTTTCAACTCTGTCCTCTCATTGGTCAGAGGGTTGCACACGTGTCCTGTGGTTGGGATTTCACACTCGTCCTCACTG ATCATGGCCAGGTACTGACGTGTGGATCTAATGCATACGGCCAGTTGGGTGTCTCAGAGCCAATCACTCATTCTGTGGTGCTGCTGCCCATTCAGTCTGTAAGGGAGCCAGTGATCAGAGTGGCAGCAGGACTCAGACATTCACTAACTGTCACTG CCACAGGTAGTGTTTACCAGTGGGGTATGGGTCTCTCTGGCCAGGCTAAGAGAGCTCTGAGTCCACAGCCTGTCCCAGAACACTTCACCTCCAAGGTACCTTGTCTGGTCCCAGGTCTGGAACAGGTGATTTCACACAGTGTTGCTGCAGGCTCCGCCCACTGTGTGAGCCTTACTG CTGAGGGAGATGTGCTCCTGTGGGGCAGTAATAAGCACGGCCAGCTGACCAGTAGCAGTACAGACTCCTTCCTACCCAGACCTGTCCTCCTAGACCGCTCACCACTGGGTGGAGAGAAGGTTACCCACGTTCACAGTGGCTGGACACACCTGGTGGCccaaacag AGAGTGGCCGTGTCTTCACTTGGGGCAGAGGCAATTATGGACAGCTGGGGAGGACAGAACTGACCAATCAGAGTGCAGATCAGCAGTCAAGTAGTGCATTGAGAGGAGCTGCCAGCCACTGGACATGTGTCCCTGCAGAAGTCAAGATCCTCTGTGGAGCCTCACAG ATTGCCTGTGGATCTGAACATAACCTTGCCATCGTAG